The following proteins are co-located in the Chromatiales bacterium genome:
- the xth gene encoding exodeoxyribonuclease III, translating to MRIISVNTNGIRAAARQGFFDWLPGQDADVVCIQETKAQEHQLGDEAFWPQGYYCYYVDAVKKGYSGVALYARREPDEVITAMGAPEFDDEGRFIEARFGKLSVCSLYAPSGSSGDHRQESKERFMAYFMDYLKGLRRKRREYVICGDWNIAHKEIDLKNWKGNQKNSGFLPHERAWMDELFGRAGFVDAFRVVNQEAEQYTWWSNRGQAWAKNVGWRIDYQVITPGLQDKVQSASIYKDERFSDHAPLIMDYDWTI from the coding sequence ATGCGCATCATCTCCGTCAACACCAACGGCATCCGCGCCGCCGCGCGCCAGGGCTTCTTCGACTGGCTGCCCGGGCAGGACGCGGACGTGGTCTGCATCCAGGAGACCAAGGCCCAGGAACACCAGCTCGGCGACGAGGCCTTCTGGCCGCAGGGCTACTACTGCTATTACGTCGATGCGGTGAAGAAGGGCTACAGCGGCGTGGCACTGTACGCGCGCCGCGAGCCCGACGAGGTCATCACCGCCATGGGTGCGCCCGAGTTCGACGACGAGGGGCGCTTCATCGAGGCGCGCTTCGGCAAGCTCTCGGTCTGCTCGCTGTACGCCCCCTCCGGCTCCTCCGGCGACCACCGCCAGGAGTCCAAGGAACGCTTCATGGCCTACTTCATGGACTACCTCAAGGGCCTGCGGCGCAAGCGCCGCGAGTACGTGATCTGCGGCGACTGGAACATCGCCCACAAGGAGATCGACCTCAAGAACTGGAAGGGCAACCAGAAGAACTCCGGCTTCCTGCCGCACGAGCGGGCCTGGATGGACGAGCTCTTCGGCCGCGCCGGCTTCGTCGATGCCTTCCGCGTGGTCAACCAGGAGGCAGAGCAGTACACCTGGTGGTCCAACCGCGGCCAGGCCTGGGCGAAGAACGTCGGCTGGCGCATCGACTACCAGGTCATCACCCCCGGCCTGCAGGACAAGGTGCAGTCGGCATCGATCTACAAGGACGAGCGCTTCTCCGACCACGCCCCGCTGATCATGGACTACGACTGGACGATCTGA
- a CDS encoding potassium/proton antiporter, producing MDAVNQLILVAAGLLLISILVSVPSRRVGMPLLLVFLALGMLAGEEGPGAIRFDNYQAAYLIGSVALAIILFDGGLGTRAASFRVGLRPALSLATLGVLITAGVTGLVATLVFDLNWLQGLLVGAIVGSTDAAAVFGLLHAQGLRLKERVSATLEIESGANDPMAIFLTVALVELLAAGATGLDAGVLVMLVQQMGLGLVFGYGGGRLLVYVINRLPLATSLYPLLALAGALVIFSFTLNLGGSGFLAVYVAGLVLGNRPLQANLGIQRFHDGIAWLVQIAMFLMLGLLVTPSALLSVALPALAVALALIFIARPLAVFISLAPFGFPLKEQLFVGWVGLRGAVPIILALFPLLADLPNAQRYFDVAFFVVLVSLVLQGWTLAPVARWLGLEVPATPGWHRRLELDLPGQIDYEMVVYMLTEDSPALGETPAGLSLPPGTSVAGLIRGDRVVSGCEAERLAVGDQLLLLARGDDVEALDRLLATAKVPEHLRESRFFGEFVLDAGATLGDVAAVYGVDVADGARATTLADYLAQAFKRRPVVGDRVPLGNLELVVREMEGEVITRVGLKLTR from the coding sequence ATGGATGCCGTCAACCAGCTGATCCTCGTCGCCGCCGGGCTGCTGCTCATCAGCATCCTCGTCAGCGTGCCCTCGCGCCGGGTCGGCATGCCGCTGCTGCTGGTGTTCCTCGCCCTGGGGATGCTGGCCGGCGAGGAGGGGCCGGGCGCGATCCGCTTCGACAACTACCAGGCCGCCTATCTCATCGGCTCGGTGGCGCTGGCCATCATCCTCTTCGACGGCGGCCTGGGCACGCGGGCGGCGAGCTTTCGCGTCGGCCTGCGCCCGGCACTGAGCCTCGCCACCCTGGGGGTGCTGATCACCGCCGGCGTCACCGGGCTGGTGGCGACCCTGGTGTTCGACCTCAACTGGCTGCAGGGCCTGCTGGTGGGCGCCATCGTCGGCTCCACCGATGCGGCGGCCGTGTTCGGGCTGCTGCACGCCCAGGGCCTGCGCCTCAAGGAGCGTGTCAGCGCCACCCTGGAGATCGAGTCCGGGGCCAACGATCCGATGGCGATCTTCCTCACCGTGGCCCTGGTCGAGCTGCTGGCTGCAGGGGCCACCGGGCTGGACGCCGGGGTGCTGGTGATGCTGGTGCAGCAGATGGGGCTGGGCCTGGTGTTCGGCTACGGCGGCGGGCGCCTGCTGGTCTATGTCATCAACCGCCTGCCCCTGGCCACCAGCCTCTATCCCCTGCTGGCGCTGGCCGGCGCCCTGGTGATCTTCTCCTTCACGCTGAATCTGGGCGGCAGCGGCTTTCTCGCCGTGTACGTGGCGGGGCTGGTGCTGGGCAACCGGCCGCTGCAGGCCAACCTCGGCATCCAGCGCTTTCACGACGGCATCGCCTGGCTGGTGCAGATCGCGATGTTCCTCATGCTGGGCCTGCTGGTGACGCCCAGCGCACTGCTCTCGGTGGCCCTGCCGGCCCTGGCGGTGGCGCTGGCGCTGATCTTCATCGCCCGCCCGCTGGCCGTGTTCATCTCCCTGGCCCCCTTCGGCTTTCCGCTCAAGGAGCAGCTGTTCGTCGGCTGGGTGGGGCTGCGCGGGGCGGTGCCGATCATCCTCGCCCTGTTCCCGCTGCTGGCCGACTTGCCCAACGCCCAGCGCTATTTCGATGTGGCCTTCTTCGTGGTGCTGGTCTCGCTGGTGCTGCAGGGCTGGACGCTGGCCCCCGTGGCCCGCTGGCTCGGGCTGGAGGTGCCGGCCACCCCGGGCTGGCACCGGCGCCTGGAGCTCGACCTGCCCGGCCAGATCGATTACGAGATGGTGGTCTACATGCTGACCGAGGACAGCCCGGCCCTGGGGGAGACACCAGCCGGCCTGTCGCTGCCGCCGGGGACCAGCGTGGCCGGCCTGATCCGCGGCGACAGGGTGGTGTCGGGCTGCGAGGCCGAGCGGCTCGCGGTGGGCGACCAGCTGCTGCTACTCGCCCGCGGCGACGACGTGGAGGCCCTGGACCGCCTGCTGGCCACGGCGAAGGTGCCGGAGCACCTGCGCGAATCGCGCTTCTTCGGGGAGTTCGTGCTCGATGCGGGCGCCACGCTGGGCGACGTGGCTGCCGTCTACGGCGTGGACGTGGCGGACGGGGCGCGGGCCACCACCCTCGCCGATTATCTCGCCCAGGCCTTCAAGCGCCGGCCCGTGGTCGGCGACCGCGTGCCGCTGGGCAACCTCGAGCTGGTGGTGCGCGAGATGGAGGGCGAGGTCATCACGCGGGTGGGCCTCAAGCTCACGCGCTGA
- a CDS encoding AmpG family muropeptide MFS transporter, protein MPAPTPPSHETGRPAPRGNARARNWGEALRVYTRPQVVAMNFLGFSAGLPFLLVFSTLTAWLAQAGVQRGVIGFFAWIGITYSIKVFWAPVVDRLRFPLLSRLLGQRRGWMFAAQLGIAGGLVLLALTDPVAQLGLFAGIALFVAFSSATQDITIDAYRIEAAADAQQGAMAAAYVFGYRVATLASGAGALYLASYLSWSLSYLVMAALMLVGIVTTLLIREPVHAHSEAVSELEAGINRALHLDGLGEGRPRRVAAWFARAVIGPFVEFFTRTGWYGLAILLLIAIYRISDISMGAMANPFYLDLGYSLEDIANIAKLFGFVMTIVGALAGGLAVARFGVMWPLFVGAILVAATNLLFSLLAISEPTLVMLAVVISADNLGAGFATSAFIAYLSSLTNRAYTATQYALFSSLMTLPAKIISGFSGLVVEAQGWFFFFLYTTGLGIPTILLALFVIHHRETLARHFNHRQAAERTPDA, encoded by the coding sequence ATGCCAGCACCCACGCCACCCTCGCACGAAACCGGACGCCCGGCGCCCCGCGGCAACGCCCGCGCCCGCAACTGGGGCGAGGCCCTGCGCGTCTACACGCGCCCGCAGGTGGTGGCGATGAACTTCCTCGGCTTCTCGGCCGGGCTGCCGTTCCTGCTGGTGTTCTCCACGCTCACCGCCTGGCTGGCACAGGCCGGGGTGCAGCGCGGCGTGATCGGCTTCTTCGCCTGGATCGGCATCACCTATTCCATCAAGGTCTTCTGGGCGCCGGTGGTGGACCGGCTGCGCTTCCCGCTGCTCTCGCGCCTGCTCGGCCAGCGCCGCGGCTGGATGTTCGCCGCCCAGCTCGGCATCGCCGGCGGGCTGGTGCTGCTGGCCCTCACCGACCCGGTCGCCCAGCTCGGGCTCTTCGCCGGCATCGCGCTGTTCGTCGCCTTCAGCTCGGCCACCCAGGACATCACCATCGACGCCTACCGCATCGAGGCGGCGGCCGATGCGCAGCAGGGCGCCATGGCGGCGGCCTATGTCTTCGGCTACCGCGTGGCCACGCTGGCCTCGGGGGCCGGCGCGCTCTACCTGGCGAGCTACCTCTCCTGGAGCCTGAGCTACCTCGTCATGGCCGCGCTCATGCTGGTGGGCATCGTCACCACGCTGCTGATCCGCGAGCCCGTGCATGCGCACAGCGAGGCGGTGAGCGAGCTCGAGGCCGGCATCAACCGCGCCCTGCACCTCGACGGGCTGGGCGAGGGCCGGCCGCGACGCGTCGCGGCCTGGTTCGCGCGCGCGGTGATCGGGCCGTTCGTGGAGTTCTTCACCCGCACCGGCTGGTACGGGCTGGCCATCCTGCTGCTCATCGCCATCTACCGCATCAGCGACATCAGCATGGGCGCCATGGCCAACCCGTTCTACCTCGACCTGGGCTACAGCCTGGAAGACATCGCCAACATCGCCAAGCTCTTCGGCTTCGTCATGACCATCGTGGGCGCCCTGGCCGGCGGCCTGGCCGTGGCGCGCTTCGGGGTGATGTGGCCGCTGTTCGTCGGCGCCATCCTGGTGGCCGCCACCAACCTGCTGTTCTCGCTGCTGGCGATCTCCGAACCCACGCTCGTGATGCTGGCCGTGGTGATCAGCGCCGACAACCTCGGCGCGGGCTTCGCCACCTCGGCCTTCATCGCCTATCTCTCCAGCCTCACCAACCGCGCCTACACAGCCACGCAGTACGCCCTGTTCAGCTCGCTCATGACCCTGCCGGCCAAGATCATCAGCGGCTTCTCGGGTCTGGTGGTCGAGGCGCAGGGCTGGTTCTTCTTCTTCCTCTACACCACGGGGCTCGGCATCCCCACCATCCTGCTGGCCCTGTTCGTCATCCACCACCGCGAGACCCTGGCCCGCCACTTCAACCACCGCCAGGCGGCCGAACGAACGCCTGACGCCTGA
- a CDS encoding nuclear transport factor 2 family protein, whose translation MTETVFHTPDEAEAAYYAAFEAADLDAMMNVWAEDEAIVCVHPVGGHHLRGQGHVLEGWVHVFSRELDMKITLSDVVKTVTGDLAVHSGLENIVRAGDPSVSGVVVFTNVYRRYEDGWKMVLHHASPGPREITVKAPEGFIDDYDASRLH comes from the coding sequence ATGACCGAGACCGTCTTCCATACCCCCGACGAGGCCGAGGCCGCCTACTACGCCGCCTTCGAGGCCGCCGACCTCGACGCCATGATGAACGTCTGGGCCGAGGACGAGGCCATCGTCTGCGTGCATCCCGTGGGCGGGCATCACCTGCGCGGCCAGGGTCACGTGCTGGAGGGCTGGGTGCACGTCTTCTCGCGCGAGCTCGACATGAAGATCACCCTGAGCGACGTGGTGAAGACCGTCACCGGCGACCTGGCCGTGCACTCGGGGCTGGAGAACATCGTGCGCGCAGGCGACCCGAGCGTGAGCGGCGTGGTTGTGTTCACCAACGTCTACCGGCGCTACGAGGACGGCTGGAAGATGGTCCTGCACCACGCCTCGCCGGGCCCGCGCGAGATCACGGTCAAGGCCCCCGAGGGCTTCATCGACGACTACGACGCGAGCCGCCTGCACTGA
- a CDS encoding nuclear transport factor 2 family protein yields MANKSRFATANEAEAVFYGSIEAGDLDMLMQVWADDDGILCIHPGGGRLAGRAAIRESWRSILANGSGMRFVLTDEQATLDEDLAVHAVKETITLSNNSQGVMLATNVYRRVGDSWRLIMHHASPEPPRQEAEAPPPSRGTLH; encoded by the coding sequence ATGGCGAACAAATCCCGCTTTGCCACCGCGAACGAGGCCGAGGCCGTCTTCTACGGCAGCATCGAGGCCGGTGACCTCGACATGCTCATGCAGGTCTGGGCGGACGACGACGGCATCCTCTGTATCCACCCCGGCGGCGGACGCCTGGCCGGGCGCGCCGCCATTCGCGAGAGCTGGCGCTCGATCCTAGCCAACGGCAGCGGCATGCGCTTCGTGCTGACCGACGAGCAGGCCACCCTCGACGAGGACCTGGCCGTGCACGCCGTGAAGGAGACCATCACCCTCAGCAACAACTCGCAGGGCGTGATGCTCGCCACCAACGTCTATCGCCGGGTGGGCGACAGCTGGCGCCTGATCATGCATCATGCTTCCCCCGAGCCGCCCCGGCAGGAGGCCGAGGCGCCCCCGCCGTCCCGCGGCACCCTGCACTGA
- a CDS encoding carbohydrate kinase produces MSHILAVGIATLDIVNLVDHYPQEDEELRATGQRIARGGNAANTAVVLAQLGHRVDFAGVLADEPDGHRIEADLANHGVSTRYCARVEGGKSPTSYICLNQTNGSRTIVHYRNLPEFDYAQFAGIPVEAFDWLHFEGRNPAETERMLATARRRLADQPVSLELEKHRDGIESLLPHADVILCSRAFARAAGFDDPEAFLDAWQAKAPQAIWTCTWGGDGAIGRDRNGQRYRSPAFPPPAVLDTLGAGDTFNAGLIAALASGHPLGAALTMACRLAGHKVGQAGFTGLDTNQLAF; encoded by the coding sequence ATGAGCCACATCCTCGCCGTCGGCATCGCCACCCTGGACATCGTCAACCTCGTCGACCACTACCCGCAGGAGGACGAGGAGCTGCGCGCCACGGGTCAGCGCATCGCGCGTGGCGGCAACGCCGCCAACACCGCCGTGGTGCTCGCCCAGCTCGGCCACCGGGTGGACTTCGCCGGGGTGCTGGCCGACGAACCGGACGGCCACCGCATCGAGGCGGACCTCGCCAACCACGGCGTGAGCACACGCTACTGCGCCCGCGTCGAGGGCGGCAAGTCGCCCACCTCCTACATCTGCCTGAACCAGACCAACGGCTCGCGCACCATCGTGCACTACCGCAACCTGCCGGAGTTCGACTACGCGCAGTTCGCCGGGATCCCCGTCGAGGCCTTCGACTGGCTGCACTTCGAGGGCCGCAATCCGGCCGAGACCGAGCGCATGCTCGCCACCGCGCGGCGCCGGCTCGCCGACCAGCCCGTATCGCTGGAGCTGGAGAAGCACCGCGACGGCATCGAGAGCCTGCTGCCCCATGCCGACGTCATCCTCTGCTCGCGCGCCTTCGCCCGCGCCGCGGGCTTCGACGACCCCGAGGCCTTCCTCGATGCCTGGCAGGCGAAGGCACCGCAGGCGATCTGGACCTGCACCTGGGGCGGGGACGGCGCCATCGGCCGCGACCGCAACGGCCAGCGCTACCGGAGTCCCGCCTTCCCGCCGCCCGCGGTGCTGGACACCCTGGGCGCGGGCGACACCTTCAACGCCGGGCTCATCGCCGCGCTGGCCTCGGGCCACCCGCTGGGGGCGGCGCTCACCATGGCCTGCCGCCTGGCCGGCCACAAGGTGGGCCAGGCGGGTTTCACCGGTCTGGATACCAACCAGCTTGCCTTCTGA
- a CDS encoding Rieske (2Fe-2S) protein, whose protein sequence is MTDALCHIQDLADPGSKGFEVVIDGAPTEIFLVRRGQAVHAYRNSCPHTGGPLDWKPDEYLDGEGEYIMCATHAALFRIEDGLCIGGPCKRQHLTPVPLRVDGDAIYLA, encoded by the coding sequence ATGACCGACGCACTCTGCCACATCCAGGACCTCGCCGATCCGGGCTCGAAGGGCTTCGAGGTGGTGATCGACGGCGCGCCCACCGAGATCTTCCTGGTGCGTCGCGGCCAGGCCGTCCATGCCTACCGCAACAGCTGCCCGCACACCGGCGGCCCGCTGGACTGGAAGCCCGACGAGTACCTGGACGGCGAGGGCGAGTACATCATGTGCGCCACCCATGCCGCGCTGTTTCGCATCGAGGACGGCCTGTGCATAGGCGGACCCTGCAAGCGACAGCACCTCACGCCCGTGCCGCTGCGGGTGGACGGTGACGCCATCTACCTGGCCTGA
- a CDS encoding bile acid:sodium symporter family protein: MRAILLFPLLAICFALLAWALPAPFAALKPAIPWLLALVMFGMGMTLRPADFGETLGRPGLIGLGLGLQFLVMPLAAWGVGEALGLSAALLAGLVLVGASPGGTASNVICYLARGDVALSITLTTLSTLLAVLATPLLTWLYVGQRIEVPVGPMLVSVAQIVLLPVALGVAANTLLGRRLAAVQQVFPAVSIAAIVLIIAIVVALNADRLAGLGALLLLAVILHNALGLAAGYAAGRLFGFDRRIARTLAIEVGMQNSGLAVALAAKYFAPAAALPGALFSVWHNLSGAALAAVWSRRGD, translated from the coding sequence ATGCGTGCGATCCTGCTGTTCCCGCTCCTGGCCATCTGCTTCGCCCTGCTGGCCTGGGCGCTGCCCGCGCCCTTCGCCGCCCTCAAGCCCGCCATCCCCTGGCTGCTCGCGCTGGTGATGTTCGGCATGGGCATGACGCTGCGCCCCGCGGACTTCGGCGAGACACTCGGGCGCCCGGGGCTGATCGGCCTGGGGCTCGGGCTGCAGTTCCTGGTCATGCCGCTGGCGGCCTGGGGAGTGGGCGAGGCGCTGGGGCTTTCGGCCGCGCTGCTGGCGGGGCTGGTGCTGGTGGGCGCGAGCCCGGGCGGCACCGCCTCCAACGTGATCTGCTACCTGGCGCGCGGCGACGTGGCGCTCTCCATCACGCTCACCACGCTCTCCACCCTGCTCGCCGTGCTGGCCACCCCGCTGCTCACCTGGCTGTACGTGGGTCAGCGTATCGAGGTGCCGGTCGGGCCCATGCTGGTCTCGGTGGCGCAGATCGTCCTCCTGCCCGTGGCGCTGGGCGTGGCGGCCAACACCCTCCTCGGCCGGCGGCTCGCTGCCGTCCAGCAGGTGTTCCCGGCAGTCTCCATCGCCGCCATCGTGCTCATCATCGCCATCGTGGTGGCCCTGAACGCCGACCGGCTGGCCGGCCTCGGCGCCCTGCTGCTGCTCGCCGTGATCCTGCACAATGCCCTTGGCCTCGCGGCCGGCTATGCCGCGGGACGGCTGTTCGGCTTCGACCGCCGCATCGCGCGCACCCTGGCCATCGAGGTCGGCATGCAGAACTCCGGCCTGGCCGTGGCCCTGGCCGCCAAGTACTTCGCCCCGGCCGCGGCCCTGCCCGGCGCCCTGTTCTCGGTCTGGCACAACCTCTCGGGGGCGGCGCTCGCCGCGGTCTGGTCGCGGCGGGGCGACTGA
- a CDS encoding YbhB/YbcL family Raf kinase inhibitor-like protein: MRIRSTAFEHNQPIPARYTCEGEDVSPPLIFEEVPAKAKSLVLIVDDPDAPDPKAPQRTWVHWVLYNLPPDLTGLDEATTTPPRAAVGLNDWQRNDWGGPCPPIGRHRYFFKLYALDTVIDEREGLTKLDITEAMIDHVIAQAELVGTYARAGD, encoded by the coding sequence ATGCGCATCCGTTCCACGGCGTTCGAGCACAACCAGCCGATCCCCGCACGTTACACCTGCGAGGGCGAGGACGTCTCGCCGCCGCTGATCTTCGAGGAGGTGCCGGCGAAGGCGAAAAGCCTGGTGCTCATCGTCGACGATCCGGATGCGCCGGACCCGAAGGCGCCGCAGCGTACCTGGGTACACTGGGTGCTGTACAACCTGCCGCCCGACCTCACCGGCCTGGACGAGGCCACCACCACCCCGCCGCGCGCCGCCGTGGGCCTGAACGACTGGCAGCGCAACGACTGGGGCGGCCCCTGCCCGCCCATCGGCCGACACCGCTACTTCTTCAAGCTCTACGCCCTGGATACCGTGATCGACGAACGCGAGGGCCTGACCAAGCTCGACATCACCGAGGCCATGATCGATCACGTCATCGCCCAGGCGGAACTGGTGGGGACCTACGCCAGGGCCGGGGACTGA
- a CDS encoding CHAD domain-containing protein gives MNRLHENALTRPAPEVVLGLMTERFAEAEEALARIQIDGDEEAVHDFRVAVRRLRSLERAYRPCLAGGALRKLRKRLARVTEATGRARDLEVQLAWLAQEREIMRPHERVGFDWLQQRLGAARQAERRRLRKRIGKHFGKLSASFARLRPGGKEHQPFAAAVAGRVQAVMDRLGVSLRALRTVDDARCAHRTRIEAKRLRYLVEPLCGLLAPADEVVDTLKTLQDLLGEVHDRQVLRLMLREAAEQAGAEHFRRLIELSATHDPEDPLCQAAREQDERAGLARLAREAAEQHDDLMLKLRAQLESGLIAELEGRVGGLLDALDAA, from the coding sequence ATGAACCGGCTGCACGAGAATGCGCTGACACGTCCGGCGCCCGAGGTCGTGCTCGGCCTGATGACGGAGCGGTTTGCCGAGGCAGAGGAGGCGCTGGCGCGGATCCAGATCGATGGCGACGAGGAGGCGGTGCACGATTTTCGCGTGGCCGTGCGTCGCCTGCGCTCGCTCGAGCGGGCCTATCGGCCCTGCCTGGCCGGCGGCGCATTGCGCAAGCTGCGCAAGCGCCTGGCGCGGGTGACGGAGGCGACGGGTCGTGCGCGTGACCTGGAGGTGCAGCTCGCCTGGCTGGCGCAGGAGCGCGAAATCATGCGGCCCCACGAACGGGTCGGTTTCGACTGGCTGCAGCAGCGCCTGGGGGCGGCCCGGCAGGCCGAGCGTCGGCGCCTGCGCAAGCGGATCGGCAAGCATTTCGGCAAGCTCAGCGCGAGCTTCGCCCGGTTGCGTCCCGGCGGGAAGGAGCATCAGCCTTTCGCGGCGGCGGTCGCCGGACGGGTGCAGGCGGTGATGGACCGGCTGGGGGTATCGCTGCGTGCGTTGCGCACCGTGGATGATGCCCGCTGTGCGCATCGCACCCGCATCGAGGCCAAGCGCCTGCGTTACCTGGTGGAGCCCCTGTGCGGCCTGCTGGCTCCGGCCGACGAGGTGGTGGATACGCTCAAGACCCTGCAGGACCTGCTGGGCGAGGTGCATGACCGGCAGGTCCTGCGCCTTATGCTGCGCGAGGCCGCCGAGCAGGCGGGGGCCGAGCATTTCCGCCGGCTGATCGAACTCTCGGCGACCCATGATCCGGAGGACCCGCTGTGTCAGGCAGCGCGCGAGCAGGATGAACGGGCGGGCCTCGCCCGGCTGGCGCGCGAGGCGGCCGAGCAGCACGACGACCTGATGCTCAAGCTGCGTGCGCAGCTTGAATCCGGTCTGATCGCCGAGCTCGAGGGCCGGGTCGGTGGGCTGCTGGATGCACTCGACGCCGCCTGA
- a CDS encoding pyruvate kinase produces MGESHQNTPTANTAELQALLDELLALRTHLDRRSVERLAAYTDGFELPGSRDSACNLAQYLALREFDRRPLQQALARNGLSSLGRSEAHVLGTIDQVIQLLSRALQRDPPMARPACPTVGFEEGSDRLARHAERVLGLSHPARAVRIMVTLATRAAEDPVHVRELLQAGMDCARINCAHDTPELRQRMVRHVRAQAAELGRPCQVVMDLAGPKLRTGPLESYTRPLHIRPHRDVRGVIRRPATVLLCTSEIDEGGLVPDTDARLGLPAALGAQLRVGDRLAFEDTRAKQRAITIERELGPGRWLGSCGKSCYIDAGTRVRLERRAQGRKANHEDGFHFTGFTLEPVELRVYRDDPLLLRRDQAPGHPARVDAAGHVSTPATIGCMGELALPPVSPGDPVWFDDGTIGAQVLEVREEGLLLRITQARPGGSLIRADKGINFPQNPMHGCSLTPKDLADLDMVAREADAVGYSFVESAEDMRLLMQELAKRDAAGMPIIAKIETRQAVRNLPDIILSTIGRHPLGIMIARGDLAVELGPERLAEMQEEILWICEAAHIPVVWATQVLETLVKKGTVSRPELTDAAMANRAECVMLNKGPYVTRAVQTLADILARMHDHQVKKTAQLRALHW; encoded by the coding sequence ATGGGCGAGAGCCACCAGAACACACCAACCGCCAACACCGCGGAACTACAGGCCCTGCTCGACGAGCTGCTGGCCCTGCGTACCCATCTCGACCGACGCTCGGTGGAACGCCTGGCGGCATACACGGACGGCTTCGAGCTGCCGGGCTCGCGCGACAGCGCCTGCAATCTCGCGCAGTACCTGGCCCTGCGCGAATTCGACCGGCGTCCGCTGCAGCAGGCGCTGGCGCGCAACGGCCTCTCCTCGCTCGGGCGCAGCGAGGCGCACGTGCTCGGCACCATCGACCAGGTGATCCAGCTGCTTTCACGCGCACTACAGCGCGACCCGCCCATGGCTCGGCCCGCCTGCCCCACCGTCGGCTTCGAGGAGGGGAGCGACCGGCTGGCACGCCATGCCGAGCGGGTGCTCGGCCTTTCACACCCCGCACGGGCGGTGCGTATCATGGTCACGCTCGCCACCCGGGCCGCCGAGGACCCAGTCCACGTGCGCGAGCTGCTACAGGCCGGCATGGACTGTGCGCGCATCAACTGTGCCCACGATACCCCGGAGCTGCGCCAGCGCATGGTCAGGCACGTGCGGGCGCAGGCGGCCGAACTCGGCCGTCCCTGCCAGGTCGTCATGGACCTGGCGGGCCCGAAGCTGCGCACCGGCCCGCTCGAGTCCTACACGCGCCCACTGCACATCCGCCCCCACCGCGACGTACGCGGCGTGATTCGCCGCCCCGCCACGGTGCTGCTCTGTACGTCGGAAATCGACGAGGGCGGCCTGGTGCCGGATACCGACGCCCGCCTGGGCCTGCCGGCCGCCCTCGGTGCCCAGCTGCGTGTCGGTGACCGGCTCGCCTTCGAGGATACCCGTGCCAAGCAGCGTGCCATCACCATCGAGCGCGAACTCGGGCCCGGCCGCTGGCTGGGCAGCTGCGGCAAGTCCTGCTACATCGACGCCGGCACCCGCGTACGCCTGGAACGGCGGGCACAGGGGCGCAAGGCGAATCACGAGGACGGCTTCCACTTCACCGGCTTCACGCTGGAGCCGGTCGAGCTGCGGGTGTATCGGGACGACCCCCTGCTACTGCGCCGCGACCAGGCGCCCGGGCACCCGGCCCGGGTCGATGCCGCCGGCCACGTCTCCACGCCGGCCACCATCGGCTGCATGGGCGAACTCGCCCTGCCGCCCGTCTCGCCAGGCGACCCGGTCTGGTTCGATGACGGCACCATCGGCGCGCAGGTGCTGGAGGTGCGAGAGGAAGGACTGCTCCTGCGCATCACCCAGGCCAGGCCCGGGGGCAGTCTCATCCGCGCGGACAAGGGCATCAATTTCCCGCAGAACCCGATGCATGGCTGCTCGCTCACGCCGAAGGACCTGGCCGACCTGGACATGGTCGCCCGGGAGGCCGATGCCGTGGGATATTCCTTCGTCGAGAGCGCTGAGGACATGCGCCTGCTGATGCAGGAACTGGCGAAGCGGGACGCGGCCGGTATGCCGATCATCGCCAAGATCGAGACCCGCCAGGCGGTGCGCAACCTGCCTGATATCATTCTTTCCACCATCGGCCGACATCCGCTGGGCATCATGATCGCCCGCGGCGACCTGGCCGTGGAGCTCGGGCCCGAGCGCCTGGCCGAGATGCAGGAGGAGATCCTGTGGATCTGCGAGGCCGCACACATCCCGGTGGTCTGGGCCACGCAGGTGCTGGAGACGCTGGTGAAGAAGGGGACGGTCTCGCGCCCCGAGCTCACCGACGCGGCCATGGCCAACCGTGCCGAGTGCGTGATGCTGAACAAGGGACCCTATGTCACGCGCGCGGTGCAGACCCTTGCCGACATCCTGGCACGCATGCACGACCACCAGGTGAAAAAGACCGCGCAGCTGCGCGCCCTGCACTGGTGA